The following are encoded in a window of Mycobacteroides chelonae CCUG 47445 genomic DNA:
- a CDS encoding helix-turn-helix domain-containing protein, producing MARKSEGVSKGPRGRGRPPGGGNTAQQAQAQLLDAAERLFIERGYGASTMEAIAREAGYSRAVVYRHFRNRDDLMDALVVRATMSEITNMIGRLIVLKDLAEIIPESMVIVSVEVGANPLLRVLADRDDRGTVASLIVNAPNLIDLLTSLYAGVFSTRMAEVRQGVRPEDAARYVLSVALSLLLGLIPGTDNPEQVRRYVRVFVLPTLLANPPAPEAVFV from the coding sequence GTGGCTCGTAAGAGTGAGGGCGTGAGCAAGGGTCCACGTGGACGCGGTAGACCGCCGGGTGGCGGTAATACCGCCCAGCAGGCGCAGGCGCAGCTCCTTGATGCTGCGGAGCGGCTGTTCATCGAGCGCGGATACGGCGCATCCACGATGGAAGCCATTGCGCGGGAAGCCGGATACAGCCGAGCCGTGGTGTATCGGCATTTCCGGAACCGGGACGATCTGATGGATGCTTTGGTGGTCCGCGCGACGATGAGCGAGATCACCAACATGATCGGTCGTCTTATCGTGCTCAAGGACCTGGCCGAGATCATCCCGGAATCGATGGTGATCGTTTCCGTGGAGGTCGGCGCCAATCCGCTACTGCGCGTGCTGGCCGACCGCGATGATCGCGGCACGGTCGCCTCGTTGATTGTCAACGCACCCAATCTCATCGACCTGTTGACCTCGTTATACGCGGGTGTGTTCAGTACCCGGATGGCGGAGGTGCGGCAGGGGGTACGGCCCGAGGACGCTGCGCGGTACGTGTTGTCGGTGGCGCTGTCGCTGCTCCTCGGGCTGATCCCGGGAACCGATAACCCGGAGCAGGTTCGCCGCTACGTCAGGGTTTTCGTGCTGCCCACGTTGCTTGCCAACCCTCCGGCGCCCGAGGCCGTGTTCGTCTAG
- a CDS encoding substrate-binding domain-containing protein: MAVVAILLGGLGFFAYKKFSGRCADVASFTVATDPAIAAAVSKAIDGASAKELGCTKLTVEAKPSAATAAALGKPGGAPALWLPDSSTWLARQMRATGSPLDSASQSVARTPVVVAAKQGETPTFDSWLSVLKQPALRIGNPLEDTVAAGPVMGALAEAEQGKSDPNAITAALVPIAQSQLTNTKQSSAEERLGEVAKTGGLAVSTEQQLIDFNTKHPDTKLTAVVPATGAPALNYPIAVTEAANDRHAKAKQAGEALAERLTGSNGADALTGAGFRGPDFAPLAGRGLGTIETLTVNDLTAFDTAMRRYAVLALPSRMLAVLDVSGSMKFSAGQTTRVGLLSQAIDNGLPLFPENAQIGLWAFSIDKGGPGQDWKDLLPIRTLGEKVGDRTQRQLLADEGHGLDTLVGGGTGLYDTTLAAFRKVQSTYDPHYVNSVVIITDGANEDPNGISLDQLLATLKKEQDPARPVVLITLGITEDADAAVLKQISDATPGGGSRVARSADEIPNIVIDLIRARTAAR; this comes from the coding sequence CTGGCGGTAGTCGCCATCCTGCTCGGCGGGCTCGGGTTTTTCGCATACAAGAAATTCTCCGGACGATGCGCAGACGTCGCCTCCTTCACGGTGGCCACCGACCCCGCCATCGCGGCAGCCGTCTCCAAGGCGATTGACGGCGCGAGCGCCAAAGAACTCGGCTGCACAAAACTCACCGTGGAGGCTAAACCCTCCGCGGCAACAGCAGCGGCGCTCGGCAAGCCCGGAGGTGCGCCCGCATTGTGGCTCCCCGATTCGTCCACCTGGCTGGCGAGGCAGATGCGCGCCACCGGGTCCCCATTGGATTCGGCGAGCCAGTCGGTGGCCAGGACCCCCGTTGTGGTGGCCGCCAAACAGGGCGAGACGCCGACCTTCGACTCCTGGCTGAGCGTGTTGAAGCAGCCCGCCCTGCGGATTGGTAATCCACTCGAAGACACCGTGGCGGCAGGCCCGGTGATGGGCGCACTCGCCGAGGCAGAGCAGGGAAAGAGTGATCCCAACGCCATCACGGCCGCACTCGTGCCTATCGCGCAGTCACAGCTGACCAACACCAAGCAGAGCAGCGCCGAAGAACGCCTGGGCGAGGTGGCCAAGACGGGCGGCCTGGCGGTCTCCACCGAACAACAGCTCATCGACTTCAACACCAAACATCCGGACACAAAGCTCACCGCCGTCGTTCCCGCGACGGGCGCTCCGGCCCTGAACTATCCGATAGCGGTGACCGAAGCCGCCAATGATCGACATGCCAAGGCCAAACAGGCTGGGGAAGCTCTTGCAGAGCGTCTGACCGGCAGCAACGGTGCAGATGCCTTGACGGGTGCGGGATTCCGTGGACCAGACTTCGCGCCGCTGGCGGGCAGGGGGTTGGGCACGATCGAGACACTCACCGTGAACGACCTGACCGCGTTCGATACCGCGATGCGCCGATACGCGGTGTTGGCCTTGCCTTCTCGAATGCTTGCCGTTCTCGATGTCTCCGGCTCGATGAAGTTCTCCGCCGGGCAGACCACCCGTGTCGGTCTGTTGAGCCAGGCTATCGACAATGGGCTTCCGCTGTTTCCCGAGAACGCACAGATCGGCCTGTGGGCCTTCTCGATCGACAAGGGCGGGCCGGGGCAGGACTGGAAAGACCTGCTGCCCATCCGCACGCTCGGCGAGAAGGTGGGCGATAGGACTCAACGTCAGCTTCTGGCGGATGAGGGCCACGGCCTAGACACCCTCGTCGGCGGTGGAACCGGCTTGTACGACACCACACTCGCGGCGTTCCGCAAGGTCCAGTCGACATACGACCCGCACTACGTCAACAGCGTGGTGATCATCACCGATGGCGCGAATGAGGATCCGAACGGCATTTCCTTGGACCAATTGCTCGCAACATTGAAGAAAGAGCAAGACCCCGCACGCCCCGTCGTGCTCATCACCCTCGGCATCACAGAGGATGCCGATGCCGCTGTCCTTAAACAGATTTCGGATGCCACCCCGGGAGGGGGCAGCCGCGTCGCACGCAGCGCGGACGAGATCCCCAACATTGTCATCGATCTCATCAGGGCTCGCACCGCTGCCCGCTAG
- the ftsH gene encoding ATP-dependent zinc metalloprotease FtsH, with the protein MNRTNVFRTLGVIVVVLLLGWSFFYFGDDTRGYKPVDTTVAIKQIDTDNVKSARIDDREQQLRLDLKSGNGDTEGKDKVITKYPTGYGVPLLEKLNGKGAAVSTTVNQGSILGSLLLYLLPVILLVVLFFAFSRMQSGGRGMGFGFGKSRAKQLSKDMPKTTFADVAGVDEAVEELYEIKDFLQNPSRYQALGAKIPRGVLLYGPPGTGKTLLARAVAGEAGVPFFTISGSDFVEMFVGVGASRVRDLFEQAKQNSPCIIFVDEIDAVGRQRGAGLGGGHDEREQTLNQLLVEMDGFGDRQGVILIAATNRPDILDPALLRPGRFDRQIPVSSPDLAGRKAVLKVHSAGKPFGPDVDFDGLAKRTVGMSGADLANVINEAALLTARENGTVITAAALEESVDRVVGGPRRKGRIISEHEKKITAYHEAGHTLAAWAMPDIERVYKVTILARGRTGGHAIAVPEDDKGLATRSEMIAQLVFAMGGRAAEELVFREPTTGAVSDIEQATKKARAMVTEFGMSAKLGAVRYGTEHGDPFLGRTMGTQPDYSHEVAREIDEEVRNLIEAAHTEAWAILTEYRDVLDTLAGELLEKETVVRKDLEEIFKDVQRRPRLTMFDDFGGRIPSDKPPIKTPGELAIERGEPWPPPVPEPAFKKAIAEQAAAAVPANGVQSAPNGQGGQPVPPGSHPGQPSGTNYGAPAGWYAPGWPPQGQPPYPQPGYPPQGHAPYPPHVQQPYPYPVPTPHQQPAPDEGSESKS; encoded by the coding sequence ATGAACCGGACAAACGTGTTTCGCACCCTGGGCGTCATCGTGGTGGTGCTGCTGCTGGGGTGGTCGTTCTTCTACTTCGGCGACGACACCCGCGGTTACAAACCCGTGGACACCACGGTCGCGATCAAGCAGATCGACACCGACAACGTCAAGAGCGCTCGCATTGACGACCGTGAGCAGCAGCTGCGGCTGGACCTCAAGTCCGGCAACGGTGATACCGAGGGCAAGGACAAGGTCATCACCAAGTACCCGACCGGGTACGGAGTGCCGCTGCTGGAGAAGCTGAACGGCAAGGGTGCGGCCGTCAGCACGACGGTGAACCAGGGCAGCATCCTGGGATCGCTGCTGCTGTACTTGCTGCCGGTGATCCTGCTGGTGGTGTTGTTCTTCGCGTTCAGCCGCATGCAGTCCGGTGGTCGCGGCATGGGCTTCGGTTTCGGTAAGTCACGGGCCAAGCAGCTGTCCAAAGACATGCCGAAGACCACCTTCGCCGACGTGGCCGGGGTCGACGAGGCCGTGGAAGAGCTCTACGAGATCAAGGACTTCCTGCAGAACCCGTCGCGGTATCAGGCGCTTGGGGCGAAAATCCCGCGTGGTGTGCTGCTCTACGGCCCGCCGGGTACCGGTAAGACGCTGCTGGCGCGCGCGGTCGCTGGCGAGGCCGGAGTGCCGTTCTTCACCATCTCCGGTTCCGATTTCGTGGAAATGTTTGTGGGCGTTGGTGCTTCGCGCGTTCGCGACCTGTTTGAGCAGGCCAAGCAGAACAGCCCCTGCATCATCTTCGTCGACGAGATCGACGCCGTGGGCCGACAGCGCGGTGCGGGCCTGGGCGGCGGTCACGACGAGCGCGAGCAGACCCTCAACCAGCTACTGGTCGAGATGGACGGCTTCGGCGACCGGCAGGGCGTCATCCTCATTGCCGCGACCAACCGGCCCGACATCCTCGATCCGGCGCTGCTGCGCCCCGGTCGTTTTGACCGGCAGATCCCGGTGTCGAGCCCCGATCTGGCCGGCCGCAAGGCCGTGCTCAAGGTCCACTCGGCGGGCAAGCCGTTCGGCCCCGATGTCGACTTCGACGGGCTGGCCAAGCGCACCGTGGGTATGTCCGGTGCCGACCTGGCCAACGTCATCAACGAGGCCGCGCTGCTTACCGCACGTGAGAACGGCACCGTCATCACGGCCGCGGCGCTGGAGGAGTCCGTCGACCGGGTTGTGGGCGGTCCGCGGCGCAAGGGCCGCATCATCAGCGAGCACGAAAAGAAGATCACTGCCTATCACGAGGCCGGGCACACCCTGGCGGCGTGGGCGATGCCCGATATCGAGCGGGTGTACAAGGTCACCATCCTGGCGCGCGGGCGTACCGGCGGGCATGCCATCGCGGTGCCCGAGGACGACAAGGGTCTGGCCACCAGGTCCGAGATGATCGCGCAGCTGGTGTTCGCCATGGGCGGTCGTGCCGCCGAGGAGCTCGTGTTCCGCGAGCCGACCACCGGCGCGGTGTCCGATATCGAGCAGGCCACCAAGAAGGCTCGCGCCATGGTCACCGAGTTCGGCATGAGCGCCAAGCTCGGAGCCGTGCGCTACGGCACCGAACACGGCGACCCGTTCCTGGGGCGGACCATGGGCACGCAGCCGGATTACTCCCACGAGGTCGCTCGCGAAATCGATGAGGAGGTACGCAATCTCATCGAAGCCGCGCACACCGAGGCGTGGGCGATCCTCACCGAGTACCGAGATGTGCTGGACACGCTGGCCGGTGAGCTGCTGGAGAAGGAAACCGTGGTCCGCAAGGATCTCGAGGAGATCTTCAAGGACGTGCAGCGTCGCCCGCGATTGACCATGTTCGACGACTTCGGAGGCCGGATTCCGTCCGATAAGCCCCCCATCAAGACCCCGGGGGAGCTCGCCATCGAACGTGGTGAACCCTGGCCTCCTCCGGTCCCCGAGCCTGCGTTCAAGAAGGCCATCGCCGAGCAGGCGGCTGCGGCCGTGCCCGCGAATGGGGTGCAGTCTGCGCCGAATGGTCAAGGCGGTCAACCGGTTCCGCCTGGAAGCCATCCGGGTCAGCCCTCGGGTACCAACTACGGTGCACCCGCGGGCTGGTATGCACCCGGCTGGCCGCCACAGGGGCAGCCTCCGTACCCGCAGCCGGGTTATCCACCGCAGGGACACGCCCCGTACCCACCGCATGTCCAGCAGCCCTACCCGTATCCCGTGCCGACTCCGCATCAGCAGCCGGCTCCGGATGAGGGCAGTGAGAGCAAGAGCTGA
- the folE gene encoding GTP cyclohydrolase I FolE, producing MNSPETAERNGQPAGHVFDQARAEAAVRELLLAVGEDPDRHGLVDTPARVARAYKEIFAGLYTDPDTVLNTTFDEQHDELVLVKSIPMYSTCEHHLVSFHGVAHVGYIPGKHGRVTGLSKIARLVDLYAKRPQVQERLTAQIADALVRKLEPRGVIVVVEAEHLCMAMRGVRKPGATTTTSAVRGQFKSDAASRAEVLDLMMRA from the coding sequence ATGAACTCGCCCGAGACGGCCGAGCGCAACGGCCAGCCGGCTGGTCACGTCTTCGACCAGGCACGTGCCGAGGCTGCGGTCCGCGAACTGCTCTTAGCGGTCGGTGAGGACCCGGACCGACATGGGCTGGTGGATACGCCCGCCCGCGTGGCGCGCGCGTACAAGGAGATATTTGCCGGTCTCTACACCGATCCGGATACGGTGTTGAACACCACCTTTGACGAACAGCACGACGAGTTGGTGCTGGTGAAATCGATACCGATGTACTCGACATGTGAACACCACTTGGTGTCGTTTCACGGTGTTGCACATGTGGGGTACATCCCCGGCAAGCATGGTCGGGTTACCGGACTATCGAAAATCGCTCGGCTGGTTGATCTTTACGCAAAACGGCCTCAAGTGCAGGAGCGGTTGACGGCGCAGATCGCCGACGCGTTGGTGCGCAAGTTGGAGCCGCGCGGAGTGATCGTCGTGGTCGAAGCCGAGCACTTGTGTATGGCCATGCGCGGCGTGCGCAAGCCCGGAGCGACAACAACCACCTCTGCGGTGCGCGGCCAGTTCAAGAGTGACGCCGCTTCGCGGGCCGAGGTTCTCGACCTGATGATGAGGGCATGA
- the folP gene encoding dihydropteroate synthase codes for MIAGVTDTPALTHILGVVNVTDDSFSDGGQFIKQSDAVAHGLALASAGADIIDVGGQSTRPGATPIRQKIEMQRVVPVIKELASHGINVSVDTMRAEVAAAAVEAGANMVNDVSGGRADPEMAPLMASLGLPWILMHWRSKDFIHTPSTKNYGDVVADVSRELIESVEVALKAGVSRDKLILDPGLGFAKTARHNWLLLQAIPDLQELGYPILIGASRKRFLGSLLTDLKGVERPADGRETATAVITALGALHEVWGVRVHDVTASMDALKVVRAWETGGIETIEEDEEEVREHHPEQQAGPEPTPATDIAQDEVTMEVTVRTARPEPSKTAGGKWRREVAQRGTKGGSK; via the coding sequence ATGATCGCCGGCGTGACGGATACCCCCGCATTGACCCATATTTTGGGAGTCGTCAACGTCACTGACGACTCCTTCTCTGACGGTGGGCAATTCATCAAGCAATCGGATGCGGTGGCGCACGGGCTGGCGCTTGCCTCTGCGGGCGCCGACATCATCGATGTCGGCGGGCAGTCGACGCGGCCGGGCGCGACGCCGATCAGGCAGAAGATTGAAATGCAGCGGGTCGTTCCGGTGATCAAAGAGCTTGCCAGCCATGGGATCAACGTCAGCGTTGACACCATGCGCGCCGAGGTCGCGGCCGCCGCGGTGGAGGCGGGCGCGAACATGGTCAACGACGTCTCGGGCGGCCGGGCAGATCCGGAGATGGCCCCGCTGATGGCGAGTCTGGGCTTGCCGTGGATTCTGATGCATTGGCGTTCAAAGGATTTCATACACACACCGAGTACGAAGAACTACGGTGACGTGGTTGCCGATGTCTCGCGCGAGCTCATCGAGTCGGTAGAGGTCGCGCTCAAGGCCGGGGTTTCTCGGGACAAGCTGATCCTTGACCCGGGTCTTGGCTTCGCCAAGACAGCCCGCCACAATTGGCTGTTACTCCAAGCGATTCCGGACCTACAGGAGCTGGGTTATCCGATTCTCATCGGCGCCTCCCGGAAACGATTCCTGGGTTCTCTGCTTACCGACCTCAAGGGCGTGGAGCGTCCGGCCGACGGGCGTGAAACCGCAACGGCCGTCATCACCGCGCTCGGTGCGCTTCACGAGGTATGGGGTGTGCGGGTTCACGATGTCACGGCATCCATGGACGCGCTGAAGGTGGTGCGAGCCTGGGAGACTGGCGGTATCGAGACCATCGAAGAGGACGAGGAAGAGGTCCGCGAGCACCACCCGGAACAGCAGGCAGGGCCCGAACCCACGCCCGCCACCGATATCGCTCAGGACGAAGTGACCATGGAGGTGACCGTGCGGACCGCTCGACCCGAACCCAGTAAGACCGCGGGTGGCAAGTGGCGTCGTGAGGTTGCCCAGCGCGGCACCAAGGGCGGCTCGAAATGA
- the folB gene encoding dihydroneopterin aldolase, with translation MTDRIELRGLKVFGYHGVFEHERRDGQDFSVDVTVWLDLDTAAATDQLTDTLDYGELAQRAAAIVSGPPRNLIESVAGAIADDVMTDARVHAVEAVVHKPNAPIPLTFSDVAVVARRSRRSRPGGSPQ, from the coding sequence ATGACCGACCGCATCGAGTTGCGCGGCCTGAAAGTTTTTGGTTATCACGGAGTTTTCGAGCATGAGCGTCGCGATGGCCAGGATTTCTCGGTAGATGTCACCGTCTGGCTGGACCTCGATACCGCGGCGGCCACGGATCAGCTGACCGACACGCTCGACTATGGGGAACTGGCTCAGCGGGCGGCCGCGATCGTGTCCGGTCCGCCGCGCAATCTCATCGAATCGGTTGCGGGTGCGATCGCCGACGATGTAATGACCGATGCCAGGGTTCACGCTGTGGAGGCGGTGGTGCACAAGCCCAATGCGCCAATTCCTTTGACGTTCAGCGATGTTGCGGTGGTGGCCCGCCGTTCCCGGAGATCGCGGCCCGGGGGATCACCACAGTGA
- the folK gene encoding 2-amino-4-hydroxy-6-hydroxymethyldihydropteridine diphosphokinase yields MTRAVLSIGSNLGDRLAHLQLVVDALGADVIGVSPVYQTAPWGPVPQSDYFNAVVIARGRAPREWLEVAHRLEQSAQRVRAERWGPRTLDVDVISCRQDVDNAAAASEILSEDVELTLPHPRAHERAFVLVPWLALDPEAALTVEGRLRPVAELVAGLAEAERAGVRRVDDTLTGPEA; encoded by the coding sequence GTGACCCGCGCGGTGCTGTCCATCGGATCCAATCTCGGTGACAGGCTCGCGCACCTGCAATTGGTTGTCGACGCGCTGGGCGCGGATGTGATCGGGGTTTCACCGGTGTATCAAACAGCGCCGTGGGGACCGGTTCCGCAGTCTGACTACTTCAATGCCGTGGTCATCGCGCGGGGGCGTGCACCGCGGGAGTGGCTCGAGGTGGCACATCGCCTAGAGCAGTCCGCGCAACGAGTACGTGCGGAACGCTGGGGTCCGCGGACTCTCGACGTTGACGTGATCAGCTGCAGACAGGATGTCGACAACGCCGCAGCGGCTAGTGAGATCCTCTCCGAGGACGTAGAGCTGACACTGCCGCATCCGCGCGCACACGAGCGCGCCTTTGTGTTGGTGCCGTGGCTGGCGCTCGATCCGGAGGCCGCACTGACGGTCGAAGGGCGACTCCGTCCGGTTGCCGAGCTGGTGGCAGGTCTGGCCGAAGCCGAACGTGCCGGCGTCCGCCGTGTGGACGACACCCTGACTGGTCCGGAGGCGTAA
- a CDS encoding DUF3180 domain-containing protein: protein MGPTRIRELLLGGAVTAILGFFFVSAAYGSLPPIPLLGGVSLLVLAIAEGGWAFYIRNKVTDGEIGVGTGRLPALVVARSVVVAKASAWLGTLMTGWWLAMLVYILPRRAQLAAAAADTFGVVIATGCALALVVAGLWLQHCCKSPPDPPATPAR, encoded by the coding sequence ATGGGGCCCACGCGGATCCGTGAACTACTGCTGGGGGGCGCCGTCACGGCGATCCTCGGCTTTTTCTTTGTTTCGGCGGCTTATGGTTCGTTGCCGCCGATCCCGCTGCTCGGGGGTGTTTCGCTGTTGGTTCTGGCGATCGCCGAGGGTGGATGGGCGTTCTATATCCGCAACAAGGTCACTGACGGCGAGATCGGGGTTGGCACGGGACGTTTGCCGGCGCTTGTGGTGGCACGTTCGGTGGTGGTCGCGAAGGCCTCGGCATGGCTCGGCACGCTGATGACGGGATGGTGGCTGGCGATGCTGGTCTACATCCTGCCGCGGCGCGCTCAGCTGGCCGCGGCGGCGGCGGACACATTCGGCGTGGTGATCGCGACCGGTTGTGCGTTGGCGCTTGTGGTCGCCGGGCTGTGGCTACAGCATTGCTGTAAGTCGCCACCCGACCCGCCCGCGACCCCCGCCCGATAG
- a CDS encoding DUF6779 domain-containing protein, translating into MTIPTRAAKPRRGSRRPGWALLTALLVLAIGSGIALVFTDKAIYLRVGLLLALWAAVIASFAALTYRRQSDTDQAKVRDQKLVYDLQLEREISARREYELTVESRLRQQLAGEIEAQAADEIATLRAELAALRTNLEILFNTELSERPAIEHDPIRALGPWPGAEPEPAPNVGAPAAAFTHSVREPQPAPTAEYQDVTAVEEDNRTSEYPIIDVAEDPHHVDEAEAPPTPPYPAPPYYGAAQPHEPEPYQQPVSSGTHWRPQPEPHAAQSPVPPQEPAVPVAPPAGEPVQQAYWAARQEDWDAAADGEDWDPTPQPIAPPEQAVSQPVWNEPAPEWNAPPPPPPSVWSPAPAEGHWLPPGTTGSNWASNEPAPAPSPYQAEPVVGRHSGTSSRHQAPPAPENAGGGHWAPEPSYPPPPPAPEQQNYPESSGGHRAPEPEEKRGRRRAPEPEESEEPRGRRRAPEPEESEESRGRRRVEETGGFSVADLLGRLQGDPSESSESGGGRRRRRED; encoded by the coding sequence ATGACGATTCCGACCCGAGCGGCGAAGCCTCGGCGTGGCAGCCGTCGCCCCGGGTGGGCGTTGCTGACCGCGTTGCTGGTGCTGGCGATCGGTTCCGGGATCGCCCTGGTTTTCACCGATAAGGCCATCTATTTGCGCGTCGGCTTGTTGCTGGCGTTATGGGCCGCGGTCATCGCGTCATTCGCCGCGTTGACCTACCGTCGGCAGAGCGATACCGACCAGGCGAAGGTGCGCGATCAGAAGCTCGTTTACGACCTGCAGTTGGAACGGGAGATTTCCGCGCGCCGCGAGTACGAGCTGACGGTTGAGAGCAGATTGCGCCAGCAGCTGGCAGGGGAGATCGAGGCGCAGGCTGCCGACGAGATCGCCACCTTGCGCGCCGAGCTTGCCGCGTTACGCACCAATCTGGAGATCCTTTTCAACACCGAGCTCAGTGAGCGTCCGGCGATCGAGCATGACCCGATTCGCGCGTTAGGGCCCTGGCCGGGAGCCGAGCCCGAACCCGCACCGAACGTGGGCGCACCGGCTGCCGCATTCACTCATTCCGTCCGCGAGCCGCAACCCGCGCCGACCGCCGAGTACCAGGATGTGACCGCGGTCGAAGAGGACAACCGGACATCGGAGTACCCGATCATCGACGTCGCCGAAGATCCTCATCATGTCGATGAGGCGGAAGCGCCTCCCACGCCGCCGTATCCGGCGCCTCCGTATTACGGTGCCGCGCAACCTCACGAGCCGGAGCCGTATCAACAGCCGGTCTCATCCGGTACGCATTGGCGCCCGCAGCCGGAGCCGCATGCTGCCCAGTCCCCGGTGCCGCCGCAGGAACCTGCGGTTCCGGTGGCTCCGCCCGCCGGAGAACCCGTGCAGCAAGCGTATTGGGCTGCCAGACAAGAGGATTGGGATGCCGCCGCTGACGGCGAGGACTGGGATCCGACACCCCAGCCCATCGCGCCTCCAGAGCAGGCTGTCTCCCAGCCCGTGTGGAACGAGCCCGCCCCGGAGTGGAACGCCCCGCCCCCGCCGCCTCCGAGCGTGTGGTCTCCGGCCCCCGCGGAAGGCCACTGGTTGCCTCCCGGCACCACCGGAAGCAACTGGGCCTCCAACGAACCCGCGCCGGCTCCGAGTCCGTATCAAGCAGAACCAGTCGTCGGGCGTCATTCTGGAACGTCGTCACGGCACCAGGCCCCGCCCGCGCCCGAGAATGCCGGTGGTGGGCACTGGGCGCCCGAGCCGTCCTACCCACCGCCACCTCCGGCTCCGGAACAACAGAACTACCCGGAGAGCTCCGGGGGGCACCGGGCGCCAGAGCCTGAAGAGAAGCGCGGACGCCGGCGTGCCCCCGAGCCGGAGGAATCCGAAGAGCCACGCGGTCGACGGCGGGCACCGGAACCCGAAGAATCCGAAGAGTCGCGCGGCCGGCGTCGCGTTGAGGAAACGGGTGGCTTCTCGGTTGCCGACCTGCTGGGACGTCTCCAGGGCGATCCTTCAGAGTCCTCGGAGTCCGGTGGCGGCCGCCGCCGGCGCCGCGAGGACTGA
- a CDS encoding Rossmann-like and DUF2520 domain-containing protein: MSEAFNVDSQAEGPLDGLRPARLAVGIISAGRVGTAMGVALEAAGHFVVACSAVSDASRRRAEERLPESQVLSAQEVAPRAELLILAVPDHELGALVSGLATTGSVRPGTIVVHTSGANGIAILEPLTALGCVPLAIHPAMTFAGGDEDIERLPNACFGITAADEIGYAIGTALVLEIGGEPVRVREDARILYHAALAHGSNHVVTLVLDAVAALRSALWGQELLGQEIIGDGPGGLPERMLAPLIRAAVTNALDRGQSALTGPVARGDGAAIARHLDALAEADPALAEAYRADARRTAQRAHAPQSVFAALEPRTR; the protein is encoded by the coding sequence ATGTCTGAGGCTTTCAATGTCGATAGCCAAGCCGAGGGGCCACTCGATGGCTTGCGGCCCGCGCGTCTGGCCGTCGGCATCATCTCGGCCGGCCGAGTGGGTACTGCCATGGGCGTCGCGCTGGAGGCGGCGGGCCATTTTGTGGTCGCATGCAGCGCGGTGTCTGATGCTTCGCGTCGGCGTGCCGAGGAACGGCTGCCGGAAAGTCAGGTCCTGTCCGCCCAAGAGGTCGCTCCGCGTGCCGAGCTGCTGATCCTTGCGGTACCGGATCACGAGCTGGGGGCCTTGGTCTCGGGACTTGCCACTACCGGCTCGGTACGGCCGGGAACCATCGTGGTGCACACGTCAGGCGCCAACGGCATCGCGATCCTGGAGCCGTTGACTGCCCTCGGGTGCGTGCCGCTGGCCATCCATCCGGCCATGACCTTTGCGGGCGGCGATGAGGATATTGAACGACTCCCCAATGCCTGCTTTGGAATTACCGCGGCCGACGAAATCGGCTATGCGATCGGTACGGCGCTGGTGCTGGAGATAGGCGGCGAACCGGTGCGAGTGCGCGAGGATGCCCGGATTCTCTATCACGCCGCCCTGGCACACGGAAGCAACCACGTGGTGACGTTGGTGCTGGATGCGGTTGCGGCGCTGCGATCGGCGCTGTGGGGTCAGGAACTGTTGGGACAGGAGATCATTGGTGATGGACCTGGCGGGTTACCCGAGCGGATGCTAGCGCCTTTGATCCGTGCCGCCGTCACCAACGCGCTGGACCGTGGGCAGTCGGCTCTGACAGGTCCGGTCGCGCGGGGAGACGGCGCTGCGATCGCACGCCACCTCGATGCACTGGCTGAAGCGGATCCGGCGCTGGCCGAGGCATATCGCGCCGATGCTCGACGCACTGCACAGCGGGCGCACGCGCCCCAATCGGTTTTTGCCGCACTGGAACCCCGGACTAGGTAG